One window from the genome of Deinococcus sp. NW-56 encodes:
- a CDS encoding sorbosone dehydrogenase family protein gives MSHPTVRAALILGAALLASCATAQAPQVRFVPFASGLPQVTTITHAGDGSGRLYVTLQGGQVRVLRNGQLQAQPFLDVSGLTRAGGERGLLGLAFDPRYKQNRRFYVHYTDRNGDTVLARYTATTDFSRGDPQSARTLFTAEQPYANHNGGQLAFGPDGFLYLGLGDGGSGGDPQNNGQKLSTPLGKILRFDVSGDAARPAAGNPFVNRSGVNPYIWAYGLRNPWRFSFDRQGGDLIIADVGQNALEELNRQPRSSRGGENYGWKVREGNRCFEPSTGCRTQGLTEPVLVYGRNEGQSITGGYVYRGSAIPTLKGQYVFGDFGSGTVWAARTTGNRWTKTTLGRVDNPSTFGEDEAGELYVAEYGSGRILKMSR, from the coding sequence ATGTCGCACCCCACCGTTCGCGCGGCGCTGATCCTCGGCGCGGCCCTGCTCGCCTCGTGCGCCACGGCCCAAGCGCCGCAGGTGCGCTTCGTTCCATTCGCCAGCGGGCTGCCGCAGGTCACGACCATCACCCACGCGGGGGACGGGTCGGGGCGGCTGTACGTGACCCTTCAGGGGGGACAGGTGCGGGTGCTTCGCAACGGGCAGCTCCAGGCGCAACCCTTTCTCGACGTGAGCGGGCTGACCCGTGCGGGGGGCGAGCGGGGGCTGCTGGGGCTGGCCTTCGACCCCCGGTACAAGCAGAACCGCCGCTTCTACGTCCACTACACCGACCGCAACGGGGACACGGTGCTGGCGCGGTACACGGCGACCACCGACTTCAGCCGCGGTGACCCGCAGAGTGCGCGGACCCTCTTTACCGCCGAGCAGCCCTACGCCAACCACAACGGCGGGCAGCTCGCCTTCGGGCCAGACGGCTTCCTGTACCTGGGGCTGGGCGACGGCGGCTCGGGCGGCGATCCCCAGAACAACGGCCAGAAGCTGAGCACGCCGCTGGGCAAGATTCTGCGCTTCGACGTGAGCGGGGACGCGGCCCGGCCCGCCGCCGGAAACCCCTTCGTGAACCGCAGCGGGGTCAATCCGTACATCTGGGCGTATGGACTGCGGAACCCCTGGCGCTTCTCCTTCGATCGGCAGGGCGGCGACCTGATCATTGCGGACGTAGGGCAGAACGCGCTGGAGGAGCTTAACCGCCAGCCCCGCAGCAGCAGGGGCGGCGAGAACTATGGGTGGAAGGTGCGCGAGGGCAACCGCTGCTTTGAGCCGTCCACGGGCTGCCGCACCCAGGGGCTGACCGAGCCTGTGCTGGTCTACGGGCGCAATGAGGGCCAGAGCATCACGGGCGGGTACGTCTACCGGGGCAGTGCTATTCCCACGCTGAAGGGCCAGTACGTCTTCGGGGACTTTGGAAGCGGCACCGTGTGGGCGGCCCGGACCACCGGGAACCGCTGGACGAAAACCACGCTGGGGCGCGTGGACAATCCCTCCACCTTCGGGGAGGACGAGGCGGGCGAGCTGTACGTGGCCGAGTACGGCAGCGGGCGCATCCTGAAGATGAGCCGCTGA
- a CDS encoding GreA/GreB family elongation factor produces the protein MTQPAPLTPEGLARLRHQLTQETERLEEARRVVREQMEANDQENQGLPEAQQRLLAVQARVDELKDLIARAVVIGPGAGEEGGIRLGSVVTLLELDAGRRLTLQLVSPPEASAVPGERPRVSSESPVGRALLGRQVGDEVTVNLGRRTVRYRVEEVGD, from the coding sequence ATGACCCAGCCCGCCCCCCTGACCCCCGAGGGCCTCGCCCGGTTGCGGCACCAACTGACCCAGGAAACGGAGCGGCTGGAGGAAGCCCGCCGCGTCGTGCGCGAGCAGATGGAAGCCAACGATCAGGAAAACCAGGGCCTGCCCGAAGCCCAGCAGCGGCTCCTGGCGGTGCAGGCTCGCGTGGACGAGCTGAAAGACCTGATCGCGCGGGCGGTGGTGATCGGGCCAGGGGCCGGGGAGGAAGGCGGCATTCGCCTCGGCTCAGTGGTCACGCTGCTGGAACTGGATGCAGGCCGCCGTCTGACCCTTCAACTCGTCAGCCCGCCCGAAGCGTCCGCCGTGCCCGGCGAGCGCCCCCGCGTCAGCAGTGAGAGTCCAGTGGGCCGTGCCCTGCTGGGTCGTCAGGTGGGGGACGAGGTCACGGTGAACCTCGGCCGCCGCACCGTGCGCTACCGGGTGGAGGAGGTGGGGGACTGA
- a CDS encoding ribonucleotide reductase N-terminal alpha domain-containing protein yields MTTTPDPALRHFDDNAQHIAKRQYLQPGDGDIAGMFRRIATWVAGAEAGEVREHWAQRYYDLMAEKKFCPGGRVLAGAGTQHGNVLNCLQADTLVETREGQRRIADLSGPAEVLSQGGVYRTAVFRSYGRQELYRVLFENGETVEATAGHEWPVGKRSQSGRYRKVTTLDLPGQWVPVLPTGRRPVRDDDFEAGVRHGVTYGDGSKNTNGHTHHVQLFGAKRQLAQHFGEFRVHDAVYAGREVTVAQGMRGDLKALPDELSSDAYWYGFFCGLLATDGGVDDRGSAAIYQSDADELARLSRQLVRFGVKAASLRLFRHADGGYGGKPSYALRLLKQTLRPEDFLREDQRERFERSSLGQAAPRNASLRVVGIEPTGRTEEVFCCEEPQTRTFVIQGGLLTGNCFVQGATEHAPESFDGVMEVARKLALVTKVGGGNGVNLDVYAPRSAQSRPDAGVRGWVYMAATHPDVTDFVEGLMRPPTQPDGDKAPVAVRNWTRVVYGEAVPTDLVALARQNGVQIVRALPEGVQAVADDMGGIIDAARAVAETARVGVEPRIDLSPMRPEGAPIRGSGGTSSGPVSFLLEIFDNFLEWANRGGETSGPVNTLRFVYSPVLRVVRQGGTRRGAGMATIAIEHPDVLDFLTAKDLDREAAEGDISTFNISILITEKFWQALERDALWHVDVQEVPGKYYLAPQDGLYDGRLPALPDRAEDGARGVPLYRTAPQGRYNPADKRPGVPAKWLWDQIAEHAWSTGEPGLIFVDRVNEHSALKNLGKRYEIRSTNPCVTGDTLVAVADGRGAISFRELTEAGLDVPVYAKDDRGNVAVRWMRNPRVTGYAQPIYEVAFDDGLKVRVTGNHKFNLTDGTFREALELQPGDSVASMTRFHAKFDEVLPHMTKTRSQDYVWLTSGKGQPRGEHRLIAAFSLGRALKTGEVVHHRDYDAQNNRPSNLEVMTVEAHDDLHRADMLGDNNPMRERWWGQLTDAEKDAYRSRMSASTSGERNGRHSGLSHAELEEAARELAHTLGRGFTNREWQTHARERGLPQSFSEHRETELGSVNALSERIATELGLPPLPRGVGQSRQAVHNFDLYQSALASGYVAVRHEGNFYPIVTRACEDCGTHYEQPWSRREVSYCRPCGLKRASAAGREGARAATRRISEHTSERQVRAFNDLKFRLGRRPLKAEWEAHCREAGVPVRLHPGGLPTYAALTERASMANHRVVSVEYVGVEDVYNGTVDEFHNYYIGHHSMSADGEKPRFSYVNTRQCGEIPLTIGEPCDLGAINLAAYVKGSAFDYPTFRADVRTCVRFLDDVLDVNVFALEDNRVASQDLRRLGLGVMGLADALIKLGLRYDSEAGRQAIHDIMTALREEAVAESERLGKERGHYPVYTRSPRKIPHAARRNVAVLTVAPTGTTSMLMGVSSGIEPVFSPFIWRKIGSEYRALLHPLFMELLNQYPPASNMEADGGGWNWDRVTEAVSENHGSVVGLAFIPEALQQVFVCAHDISPVDHVRMQGTVQRAFDEGGQHAANSLSKTINLPNSATVADVQTAYAEAYKTGCKGITVYRDGSRQFQVLSTSKKKEKKVEETVTAEAVAEVMGESPQPAPVAAQPEAASVSAAPAAAALTPRPAAAAPAPVYERPTRLSGITDMVKLTDPTSGHRRSFLVTVNHLNGKPVEVMVISGRAGDEANADSEALGRVVSIALQHGVPAQAIIKTLRGINGGLYGSYNGRLVGSKADLIAVALDTFAKDMDAASLPPLAGGSVDAPAAAPAAPSGVSVEGMGRERCPVCEEKAVIREEGCLKCQACGYSKCG; encoded by the coding sequence ATGACCACCACGCCCGACCCTGCCCTGCGCCACTTCGACGACAACGCCCAGCACATCGCCAAGCGGCAGTACCTCCAGCCCGGCGACGGCGATATCGCGGGGATGTTCCGCCGCATCGCGACCTGGGTGGCGGGCGCGGAAGCCGGGGAGGTGCGGGAGCACTGGGCGCAGCGGTACTACGACCTGATGGCCGAGAAGAAGTTCTGCCCCGGCGGACGCGTGCTGGCGGGGGCCGGGACGCAGCACGGCAACGTGCTGAACTGCCTTCAGGCAGACACGCTGGTCGAAACCCGCGAGGGGCAGCGGCGTATTGCGGACCTCAGCGGACCCGCCGAGGTGTTGTCGCAAGGTGGGGTGTACCGTACGGCGGTCTTCCGCAGCTACGGGCGGCAGGAACTCTACCGGGTGCTGTTCGAGAACGGTGAAACGGTCGAGGCGACTGCGGGGCACGAGTGGCCGGTGGGCAAACGCAGCCAGTCCGGCCGTTACCGCAAGGTGACGACCCTGGACCTGCCCGGTCAGTGGGTCCCCGTCCTGCCCACCGGCCGCCGCCCGGTGCGGGACGACGATTTCGAGGCCGGGGTGCGCCACGGCGTTACCTACGGGGACGGATCGAAAAATACCAACGGGCATACTCACCACGTTCAACTTTTCGGGGCCAAGCGCCAACTTGCCCAGCACTTTGGGGAGTTCCGGGTTCACGATGCCGTGTACGCGGGCCGCGAGGTCACGGTCGCGCAGGGGATGCGCGGCGACCTCAAGGCCCTGCCCGACGAACTGAGCAGCGACGCGTACTGGTACGGCTTCTTTTGCGGCCTGCTCGCCACCGACGGGGGGGTAGACGACCGGGGGTCGGCGGCCATCTATCAGTCGGATGCAGATGAACTGGCCCGACTCTCCCGGCAACTCGTCCGCTTCGGAGTCAAGGCGGCCAGCCTGCGTCTCTTCCGCCACGCGGACGGTGGCTACGGCGGGAAACCCAGCTACGCCCTGCGCCTGCTTAAGCAGACCCTGCGCCCCGAAGATTTCCTGCGGGAAGACCAGCGCGAACGTTTCGAGCGCTCCTCGCTGGGTCAGGCCGCGCCCCGCAACGCCAGCCTGCGAGTCGTGGGCATCGAACCCACCGGCCGCACCGAGGAAGTCTTCTGCTGCGAAGAGCCGCAGACGCGAACCTTCGTCATTCAGGGTGGCCTGCTGACGGGGAACTGCTTCGTGCAGGGCGCGACCGAGCATGCCCCCGAGAGCTTTGACGGCGTGATGGAAGTCGCCCGCAAGCTCGCGCTGGTCACCAAGGTGGGCGGCGGCAACGGCGTGAACCTCGACGTGTACGCGCCGCGCTCGGCGCAGAGCCGCCCCGACGCGGGTGTACGCGGGTGGGTCTACATGGCGGCGACCCATCCCGACGTGACCGACTTCGTGGAAGGGCTGATGCGCCCGCCCACCCAGCCCGACGGGGACAAGGCCCCGGTCGCGGTCCGCAACTGGACGCGGGTGGTCTACGGCGAGGCGGTCCCCACCGACCTCGTGGCGCTGGCCCGGCAGAACGGGGTGCAGATCGTGCGGGCGCTGCCGGAGGGCGTGCAAGCTGTCGCGGACGACATGGGCGGCATCATCGACGCGGCGCGGGCGGTCGCGGAGACGGCGCGGGTGGGCGTCGAGCCGCGCATCGACCTCTCGCCCATGCGCCCGGAAGGGGCTCCCATCCGGGGGTCCGGCGGCACCAGCTCCGGCCCGGTGTCCTTCCTGCTGGAAATTTTCGACAACTTCCTGGAATGGGCCAACCGGGGCGGCGAGACGAGCGGGCCGGTGAACACGCTGCGCTTTGTCTACTCGCCGGTGCTGCGGGTGGTGAGGCAGGGCGGCACGAGGCGCGGCGCGGGCATGGCGACCATCGCCATCGAGCATCCCGACGTGCTGGACTTCCTGACCGCCAAGGACCTCGACCGCGAGGCGGCGGAAGGCGACATCTCCACCTTCAACATCTCCATCCTGATCACCGAGAAGTTCTGGCAGGCGCTGGAGCGCGACGCCCTGTGGCATGTGGACGTGCAGGAGGTGCCCGGCAAGTATTACCTCGCCCCCCAGGACGGGCTGTACGACGGCCGCCTGCCCGCGCTGCCCGACCGCGCCGAGGACGGTGCGCGGGGCGTGCCCCTCTACCGCACTGCCCCCCAGGGCCGCTACAACCCCGCCGACAAGCGCCCCGGTGTCCCGGCGAAGTGGCTGTGGGACCAGATCGCCGAGCATGCCTGGAGCACGGGCGAGCCGGGCCTGATCTTCGTGGACCGGGTGAACGAGCACTCGGCGCTGAAGAACCTGGGCAAGCGGTACGAGATTCGGAGCACGAATCCTTGCGTGACGGGAGACACGCTGGTCGCGGTGGCGGATGGGCGGGGGGCGATCAGCTTCCGGGAATTGACGGAGGCCGGGCTGGATGTGCCGGTCTACGCCAAGGACGACCGGGGCAACGTGGCCGTGCGCTGGATGCGAAACCCGCGCGTGACGGGCTACGCCCAACCCATCTATGAGGTTGCCTTCGACGACGGACTGAAGGTCCGGGTCACGGGCAACCACAAGTTCAACCTGACGGACGGGACCTTCCGCGAGGCGCTGGAGTTGCAGCCGGGCGATTCGGTGGCCTCCATGACGCGCTTCCATGCCAAGTTCGACGAAGTGCTGCCGCACATGACGAAAACCCGCAGTCAGGATTACGTGTGGCTCACCAGCGGGAAGGGGCAGCCCAGGGGTGAACACCGCCTGATCGCCGCTTTCTCCCTTGGCCGAGCTCTCAAGACAGGCGAGGTCGTGCATCACCGCGACTACGACGCGCAGAATAACCGTCCCAGCAATTTGGAAGTGATGACCGTGGAGGCGCACGACGACCTGCACCGTGCCGACATGCTGGGCGACAACAACCCGATGCGCGAGCGGTGGTGGGGCCAGCTCACGGACGCTGAAAAGGACGCCTACCGCAGCCGTATGAGCGCCTCCACCTCGGGTGAGCGCAATGGCCGTCACTCCGGTCTGTCCCATGCCGAGCTGGAAGAGGCGGCACGCGAACTGGCTCACACGCTGGGCCGGGGCTTCACCAACCGCGAGTGGCAGACCCATGCCAGGGAGCGCGGCCTCCCCCAGAGCTTCTCGGAGCATCGGGAGACGGAACTGGGAAGCGTGAATGCTCTCTCCGAGCGGATCGCCACTGAACTCGGCCTGCCCCCCCTGCCGCGTGGCGTGGGCCAGTCTCGACAGGCTGTTCATAATTTCGACCTGTACCAGTCCGCTCTGGCCTCCGGTTACGTGGCCGTGCGGCACGAGGGCAACTTCTATCCCATCGTCACCCGCGCCTGCGAGGACTGCGGCACCCACTACGAGCAGCCCTGGAGTCGCCGCGAGGTGAGCTACTGCCGTCCCTGCGGCCTGAAGCGGGCTTCTGCCGCAGGCCGCGAGGGAGCACGGGCCGCGACGCGGCGCATCAGCGAGCACACCAGCGAGCGTCAGGTGCGGGCTTTCAACGACCTCAAATTCCGTCTGGGCCGCCGTCCTCTTAAAGCGGAGTGGGAAGCCCACTGCCGTGAGGCGGGCGTTCCTGTCCGGCTGCATCCCGGCGGCCTGCCGACCTACGCGGCCCTCACCGAGCGGGCCAGCATGGCGAACCACCGCGTCGTTTCGGTCGAGTATGTCGGCGTCGAGGATGTCTACAACGGCACGGTGGACGAGTTCCACAATTACTACATCGGGCACCACTCGATGTCTGCTGATGGCGAAAAGCCTCGCTTTAGTTATGTAAATACCAGACAATGTGGTGAGATCCCACTCACAATTGGGGAACCGTGTGATTTGGGCGCGATCAACCTCGCGGCCTACGTGAAGGGCAGCGCCTTTGATTACCCGACCTTCCGCGCCGATGTACGGACCTGCGTGCGCTTCCTCGACGACGTGCTGGACGTGAATGTCTTCGCGCTGGAGGACAACCGGGTCGCCTCGCAGGACCTGCGGCGCCTGGGCCTGGGCGTGATGGGCCTCGCGGACGCGCTGATCAAGCTGGGGCTGCGCTACGACTCGGAAGCCGGGCGGCAGGCCATCCACGACATCATGACCGCCCTGCGCGAGGAAGCCGTGGCCGAGAGCGAGCGGCTGGGCAAGGAGCGCGGCCACTACCCCGTCTACACCCGCAGCCCCCGCAAGATTCCCCACGCGGCGCGGCGCAACGTGGCGGTGTTGACCGTTGCACCAACGGGCACGACCTCCATGTTGATGGGCGTCTCCAGCGGCATTGAGCCGGTCTTCTCGCCCTTCATCTGGCGCAAGATCGGCAGCGAGTACCGGGCGCTGCTGCACCCCCTCTTCATGGAGCTGCTGAACCAGTACCCGCCCGCCAGCAACATGGAGGCGGACGGAGGCGGCTGGAACTGGGACCGCGTGACCGAGGCCGTCTCGGAAAACCACGGCTCGGTGGTGGGGCTGGCGTTTATCCCCGAGGCGCTGCAACAGGTCTTCGTGTGTGCCCACGACATCAGCCCGGTGGACCACGTGCGGATGCAGGGTACCGTGCAGCGGGCCTTTGACGAGGGCGGGCAGCATGCGGCCAACAGCCTCTCCAAGACGATCAACCTGCCCAACTCGGCCACCGTCGCCGACGTGCAGACCGCCTACGCCGAGGCGTATAAGACGGGCTGCAAGGGCATCACCGTGTACCGCGACGGCTCGCGGCAGTTCCAGGTGCTGTCCACCAGCAAGAAGAAGGAGAAGAAGGTGGAGGAGACCGTGACCGCCGAAGCCGTGGCCGAGGTGATGGGGGAGAGTCCCCAGCCCGCCCCGGTGGCCGCTCAGCCCGAAGCCGCCTCCGTGTCTGCGGCGCCCGCTGCCGCTGCCCTGACCCCCCGGCCCGCCGCTGCCGCTCCGGCTCCCGTCTACGAGCGTCCCACCCGTCTGAGCGGGATCACCGACATGGTCAAACTCACCGATCCCACCAGCGGGCACCGCCGCTCCTTCCTCGTCACGGTCAACCACCTCAACGGCAAGCCCGTGGAGGTCATGGTGATCTCGGGCCGCGCGGGGGACGAGGCGAACGCCGACAGTGAGGCGCTGGGCCGCGTCGTCTCCATCGCCCTGCAACACGGCGTGCCCGCGCAGGCGATCATCAAGACGCTGCGGGGCATCAACGGCGGGCTGTACGGCTCCTACAACGGCCGCCTCGTGGGGTCCAAGGCCGACCTGATCGCCGTCGCGCTCGACACCTTCGCCAAGGACATGGACGCCGCCAGCCTGCCGCCCCTCGCCGGGGGCAGCGTGGACGCGCCCGCCGCCGCGCCTGCGGCTCCCAGTGGCGTCAGCGTGGAAGGCATGGGCCGCGAGCGCTGCCCGGTGTGCGAGGAGAAGGCCGTGATCCGGGAAGAAGGGTGCCTGAAGTGCCAGGCGTGCGGCTACAGCAAGTGCGGGTGA